In the Streptomyces sp. cg36 genome, one interval contains:
- a CDS encoding FecCD family ABC transporter permease yields MAGPRRAGTAWALAVGLTAALLLLALVSAGVGAYHIPLSDVLGSVRHRVGLGGQPLDRVGESVLWNVRLPRVVLALLVGASLGCAGALTQGVFGNPLAEPGVIGISSGAAAGAVGSIALGLSFFGNWTVTVCAFVAGLATVLLVYALSRSGGRTEVVTLILTGIAVNAFAGALIGLFIFFADNAQISQITFWQLGSLAQATWPRVLAVLPCALLGLAVAPLHARKLDLLALGERPARHLGVDVERLRLVLVLVVALLTAAAVAVAGVITFVGLLVPHLLRMAAGPGHRFLVPASALGGAVVLVAGDLAARTAAAPAELPLGVLTALIGSPFFFWLLRRTRRGQGGWA; encoded by the coding sequence GTGGCCGGACCCCGCCGGGCCGGGACCGCCTGGGCGCTGGCCGTCGGCCTGACCGCCGCCCTGCTGCTGCTCGCGCTGGTCTCGGCGGGGGTCGGGGCGTACCACATCCCCCTTTCCGACGTGCTCGGCTCGGTCCGCCACCGGGTGGGTCTCGGCGGGCAGCCGCTGGACCGGGTCGGCGAGAGCGTGCTGTGGAACGTACGGCTGCCCCGGGTCGTCCTCGCCCTGCTCGTCGGCGCCTCGCTCGGCTGCGCGGGGGCGCTCACCCAGGGCGTGTTCGGCAATCCGCTGGCCGAGCCGGGCGTCATCGGCATCTCGTCGGGCGCGGCGGCCGGGGCGGTCGGCTCGATCGCGCTGGGGCTGAGCTTCTTCGGCAACTGGACGGTGACCGTCTGCGCGTTCGTCGCCGGACTCGCCACGGTCCTGCTCGTCTACGCCCTGTCCCGCTCGGGCGGGCGCACCGAAGTGGTCACCCTGATCCTGACCGGCATCGCCGTGAACGCCTTCGCGGGCGCGCTCATCGGGCTGTTCATCTTCTTCGCGGACAACGCGCAGATCTCCCAGATCACCTTCTGGCAGCTGGGTTCGCTCGCCCAGGCCACCTGGCCCAGGGTGCTGGCGGTGCTGCCGTGTGCGCTGCTCGGCCTGGCCGTCGCCCCGCTGCACGCCCGCAAGCTCGACCTGCTGGCGCTGGGCGAGCGCCCGGCCCGCCACCTCGGCGTGGACGTCGAGCGGCTGCGGCTGGTCCTGGTCCTGGTGGTCGCGCTGCTGACGGCGGCGGCGGTCGCGGTGGCCGGCGTCATCACGTTCGTGGGGCTGCTGGTGCCGCACCTGCTGCGGATGGCGGCCGGGCCCGGGCACCGGTTCCTGGTGCCCGCGAGCGCGCTGGGCGGGGCGGTCGTGCTGGTCGCGGGCGACCTCGCGGCCCGGACCGCCGCCGCGCCCGCCGAACTCCCGCTCGGCGTGCTGACCGCACTCATCGGCAGCCCGTTCTTCTTCTGGCTGCTGCGCAGGACCCGTCGTGGACAAGGTGGTTGGGCATGA
- the efeO gene encoding iron uptake system protein EfeO: MRAVRLSVVTAATAAAALAAVTGCSSKSDSTSDGAIKVTASDKSCEVSKTEFAAGHVQFAIENKGSKVTEVYLLFPDDRIVAERENIGPGLKQNLTAEVKAGSYEIACKPGMKGSGIRQKVTVTGGAQTPKRDPRLDAAVAAYRTYVQQQADDTLPKLKTFTDAIAAGDVEGAKKAYAPSRIGWERTEPVAESFGDIDPKTDTREDGLEKGQTWTGWHRLEKALWTDGRIGDEEKKLGVQLSTDIADWQKRVGTAEITPTSMANGAKELLDEVARNKITGEEERYSHTDLVDFKANVEGAQKAYELLKPVASKNDPALTAELDKQFAAIEAQLDKYRTDKNSYDFTSYDKVGESDRKQLSDGVNALGEPLSKLAAAVAK; the protein is encoded by the coding sequence ATGCGAGCCGTCCGTCTCTCCGTCGTCACCGCCGCCACGGCCGCGGCGGCTCTGGCCGCCGTCACGGGCTGCTCCTCGAAGAGCGACTCCACCAGCGACGGCGCGATCAAGGTCACCGCATCGGACAAGAGCTGCGAGGTCTCCAAGACCGAGTTCGCGGCCGGGCACGTGCAGTTCGCCATCGAGAACAAGGGCTCCAAGGTCACCGAGGTCTACCTGCTCTTCCCGGACGACCGGATCGTCGCCGAGCGCGAGAACATCGGCCCCGGCCTCAAGCAGAACCTCACCGCCGAGGTGAAGGCCGGCTCGTACGAGATCGCCTGCAAGCCCGGCATGAAGGGCAGCGGCATCCGCCAGAAGGTCACCGTCACCGGCGGCGCCCAGACCCCCAAGCGCGACCCCAGGCTGGACGCGGCCGTCGCCGCCTACCGCACCTATGTGCAGCAGCAGGCCGACGACACCCTCCCCAAGCTGAAGACCTTCACCGACGCCATCGCCGCCGGTGACGTCGAGGGCGCCAAGAAGGCGTACGCCCCCTCGCGCATCGGCTGGGAGCGCACCGAGCCGGTCGCCGAGTCCTTCGGTGACATCGACCCGAAGACCGACACCCGCGAGGACGGCCTGGAGAAGGGCCAGACGTGGACCGGCTGGCACCGCCTGGAGAAGGCGCTGTGGACCGACGGCAGGATCGGCGACGAGGAGAAGAAGCTGGGCGTCCAGCTCTCCACGGACATCGCGGACTGGCAGAAGCGCGTCGGCACCGCCGAGATCACCCCCACCTCCATGGCCAACGGCGCCAAGGAGCTCCTGGACGAGGTCGCCCGCAACAAGATCACCGGTGAGGAAGAGCGCTACAGCCACACCGACCTGGTCGACTTCAAGGCCAACGTCGAGGGCGCCCAGAAGGCGTACGAGCTGCTCAAGCCGGTCGCGTCCAAGAACGACCCGGCGCTGACCGCCGAGCTCGACAAGCAGTTCGCGGCGATCGAGGCCCAGCTCGACAAGTACCGCACCGACAAGAACTCGTACGACTTCACCTCGTACGACAAGGTCGGCGAGAGCGACCGCAAGCAGCTGTCCGACGGTGTCAACGCGCTGGGCGAGCCGCTCTCCAAGCTCGCCGCGGCCGTCGCCAAGTAA
- the efeB gene encoding iron uptake transporter deferrochelatase/peroxidase subunit: MSDSTDGGAGTQAAADGGATSSAPSRRSLLGWGGAGLALGAAAAGGAVAAVRSDGGDAVPAADTGAAVPFHGVHQAGIATAVQDRLHFAAFDVTTKDRAELVRLLKDWTAAAARMTAGQTVGEGAYGGLAEAPPDDTGEALGLKPSRLTLTIGFGPSLFAKGRFGLEGRRPEALVDIEKFPHDNLDPARSDGDLCIQACADDPQVAVHAIRNLARIAMGRAAVRWSQLGFGKTSSTTPEAQTPRNMMGFKDGTRNVSGTDTAALDQHVWVGAKDGSPWMTGGSYLVARRIRMHIEAWDRTGLQEQEDVFGRDKGEGAPVGKAKERDEPFLKAMKPDAHVRLAHPDSNAGATILRRGYSFTDGTDGLGRLDAGLFFLAYQRDVRKGFLPVQRSLARHDALNEYIQHVSSAIFAVPPGVRDKDDWWGRALFS; encoded by the coding sequence ATGAGCGACTCGACCGACGGCGGCGCCGGCACCCAGGCCGCCGCCGACGGGGGCGCCACGTCCTCGGCCCCGTCCCGCCGCTCCCTGCTCGGCTGGGGCGGTGCGGGGCTGGCGCTCGGCGCCGCCGCGGCCGGCGGTGCCGTCGCGGCCGTGCGGAGCGACGGCGGTGACGCGGTGCCCGCCGCCGACACCGGCGCGGCCGTGCCCTTCCACGGCGTCCACCAGGCCGGCATCGCCACCGCGGTCCAGGACCGGCTGCACTTCGCCGCGTTCGACGTCACCACCAAGGACCGGGCCGAGCTGGTCCGCCTCCTCAAGGACTGGACGGCCGCCGCGGCCCGGATGACCGCGGGCCAGACGGTCGGCGAGGGCGCCTACGGCGGGCTCGCCGAGGCGCCGCCGGACGACACCGGCGAGGCGCTCGGCCTCAAGCCGTCCCGGCTGACCCTGACGATCGGCTTCGGCCCCTCGCTCTTCGCCAAGGGCCGCTTCGGCCTGGAGGGCAGGCGGCCCGAGGCGCTGGTCGACATCGAGAAGTTCCCGCACGACAACCTCGACCCGGCGCGCAGCGACGGCGACCTGTGCATCCAGGCGTGCGCGGACGACCCGCAGGTCGCGGTGCACGCGATCCGCAACCTGGCCCGCATCGCCATGGGCCGGGCCGCGGTGCGCTGGTCGCAGCTGGGCTTCGGCAAGACGTCCTCGACGACGCCCGAGGCGCAGACCCCGCGCAACATGATGGGCTTCAAGGACGGCACCCGGAACGTCTCGGGCACCGACACCGCCGCCCTCGACCAGCACGTCTGGGTCGGCGCGAAGGACGGCTCGCCGTGGATGACCGGCGGCTCCTACCTGGTGGCCCGCCGCATCCGCATGCACATCGAGGCGTGGGACCGCACCGGTCTGCAGGAGCAGGAGGACGTGTTCGGCCGCGACAAGGGCGAGGGCGCCCCGGTCGGCAAGGCCAAGGAGCGCGACGAGCCGTTCCTGAAGGCGATGAAGCCGGACGCGCACGTGCGGCTGGCGCACCCCGACTCCAACGCGGGCGCCACCATCCTGCGCCGCGGCTACTCCTTCACCGACGGCACCGACGGCCTCGGCCGTCTGGACGCGGGCCTGTTCTTCCTCGCCTACCAGCGGGACGTCCGCAAGGGCTTCCTGCCGGTGCAGCGCAGTCTGGCGCGCCACGACGCGCTCAACGAGTACATCCAGCATGTGAGTTCGGCGATTTTCGCCGTCCCTCCGGGCGTCCGCGACAAGGACGACTGGTGGGGCCGGGCACTGTTCAGCTGA
- a CDS encoding TetR/AcrR family transcriptional regulator: MANKAHPDTAAAAPGPRAAKAPDAARRSERSRRAIYDAALSLVAETGYTRTTIEGIAARAGVGKQTIYRWWPSKAAVLLEAFVDLNREAVRGEVALPDTGDLAGDLKLVLRATVDELNDTATEAPYRALAAEGVIDPQLAAAFVEKLLEPQLTLYVDRLRAAQDAGDVRADVDPRIALELLVAPLAHRWLLRTLPLTHAYADTVVEYALRGLAPR; this comes from the coding sequence ATGGCGAACAAGGCGCATCCAGACACAGCGGCGGCGGCCCCGGGGCCCAGGGCGGCCAAGGCGCCCGACGCCGCCCGGCGCAGCGAGCGCTCCCGGCGCGCGATCTACGACGCCGCGCTCTCCCTCGTCGCCGAGACGGGGTACACCAGGACCACCATCGAGGGCATCGCCGCCCGCGCCGGGGTCGGCAAGCAGACCATCTACCGCTGGTGGCCCTCCAAGGCCGCGGTCCTGCTGGAAGCCTTCGTCGACCTCAACCGGGAGGCCGTGCGGGGCGAGGTGGCGCTGCCCGACACCGGGGACCTGGCGGGCGACCTCAAACTGGTGCTGCGGGCCACCGTGGACGAGCTCAACGACACCGCGACCGAGGCGCCGTACCGGGCGCTGGCCGCCGAGGGCGTCATCGACCCCCAGCTGGCCGCCGCCTTCGTGGAGAAGCTCCTCGAACCCCAGCTCACGCTGTACGTGGACCGGCTGCGCGCGGCCCAGGACGCGGGTGACGTACGCGCCGACGTCGATCCGCGCATCGCCCTGGAGCTGCTGGTGGCGCCCCTCGCGCACCGCTGGCTGCTGCGCACCCTGCCCCTCACGCACGCCTACGCGGACACCGTCGTGGAGTACGCCCTGCGCGGACTCGCACCCCGCTGA
- a CDS encoding heme ABC transporter ATP-binding protein, with translation MRLPRLAAPGRRRTPPGAAVPGAVLAEARGVRVSLGGRAVLDGVSVAARAGQVLALVGPNGAGKSTLLGALAGDLAATAGEVLVDGRPLADWSPGELALRRAVLPQSAALSFPFAVEEVVRMGRAPWAGVRTADGRYREDADDEVVAAAMAATEVAAFAARPCAALSGGERARVALARVLAQRAPVLLLDEPTAALDLRHQELVLRLCRERAGAGDAVVVVLHDLGLAAAYADRVAVLCSGAVAAEGAPAEVFDPELLGRVYRQPVEVFPHPRTGVPLVVPEREPVRGHGGAEKRVGAQEISQAQACEPGTNSVDHGPRSAA, from the coding sequence ATGAGGTTGCCACGTCTCGCTGCACCGGGGCGCAGGAGGACCCCGCCCGGCGCCGCCGTCCCGGGCGCGGTCCTGGCCGAGGCGCGCGGGGTGCGGGTGAGCCTGGGCGGACGGGCGGTGCTCGACGGGGTGTCCGTCGCGGCCCGCGCCGGGCAGGTGCTGGCCCTGGTCGGGCCGAACGGCGCCGGGAAGTCGACCCTGCTCGGGGCGCTCGCCGGGGACCTCGCCGCGACGGCGGGCGAGGTGCTGGTCGACGGACGGCCGCTGGCCGACTGGTCGCCGGGCGAGCTGGCGCTGCGCCGGGCGGTGCTCCCGCAGTCCGCCGCGCTCTCCTTCCCCTTCGCGGTCGAGGAGGTGGTCCGGATGGGCCGGGCGCCCTGGGCGGGTGTCCGCACGGCGGACGGCCGGTACCGGGAGGACGCCGACGACGAGGTGGTCGCGGCGGCCATGGCGGCCACCGAGGTCGCCGCCTTCGCCGCCCGCCCCTGTGCCGCGCTCTCCGGCGGCGAGCGCGCCCGGGTGGCGCTGGCCCGGGTGCTGGCCCAGCGCGCGCCCGTGCTGCTGCTCGACGAGCCGACCGCCGCGCTGGACCTGCGCCACCAGGAGCTGGTGCTGCGGCTGTGCCGGGAGCGGGCCGGGGCGGGGGACGCCGTGGTGGTCGTCCTGCACGACCTGGGGCTCGCGGCGGCGTACGCGGACCGGGTCGCGGTGCTGTGCTCCGGCGCGGTCGCGGCCGAGGGGGCGCCCGCCGAGGTGTTCGACCCGGAGCTGCTCGGCCGGGTCTACCGGCAGCCCGTGGAGGTCTTCCCGCACCCGCGGACCGGGGTTCCGCTGGTGGTTCCCGAGCGGGAGCCCGTACGGGGTCACGGGGGCGCAGAGAAGCGCGTGGGGGCGCAAGAAATCAGCCAGGCGCAGGCGTGTGAGCCGGGGACGAATTCGGTGGATCATGGTCCGCGCAGCGCCGCTTGA
- the efeU gene encoding iron uptake transporter permease EfeU: MFGNYLIGLREGLEASLVVCILVAYLVKTDHREALRPIWIGISVAVLVALGFGAGLEFGSQEMTFKAQEALGGSLSIVAVCLVTWMVFWMRRTARFLKSELQGKLDAALRLGTGALVATAFLAVGREGLETSLFVWTSVHAAGSDSGNTDPLIGALLGLATAVFLGWLFYRGALKINLAKFFTWTGAMLVVVAAGVLAYGVHDLQEADFIPGIKNLAFDISSTIPPDSWYGTVLKGVLNFQPDPTVLQVTVWALYLIPTLALFFAPVGFAKSVKSSAPAAAAKKDEGQKAVHEQGESAGGGARGGDRTDGDGERLRDGARRAGSSPVRDQG, translated from the coding sequence ATGTTCGGCAATTATCTGATCGGCCTGCGCGAGGGCCTGGAGGCCAGCCTGGTCGTCTGCATCCTCGTCGCGTACCTGGTCAAGACGGACCACCGCGAGGCGCTGCGGCCCATCTGGATCGGCATCTCCGTCGCCGTCCTGGTGGCGCTGGGCTTCGGCGCGGGCCTGGAGTTCGGCTCGCAGGAGATGACGTTCAAGGCGCAGGAGGCGCTCGGCGGCTCGCTGTCGATCGTCGCCGTCTGCCTGGTCACCTGGATGGTCTTCTGGATGCGGCGCACCGCGCGGTTCCTGAAGTCCGAGCTCCAGGGCAAGCTGGACGCGGCGCTGCGGCTCGGCACCGGCGCCCTGGTCGCCACCGCGTTCCTCGCGGTCGGCCGGGAGGGCCTGGAGACCTCGCTGTTCGTCTGGACGTCGGTCCACGCGGCCGGCTCCGACAGCGGCAACACCGACCCGCTGATCGGCGCGCTCCTCGGGCTCGCCACCGCGGTCTTCCTGGGCTGGCTCTTCTACCGGGGCGCGCTCAAGATCAATCTGGCGAAGTTCTTCACCTGGACCGGCGCCATGCTGGTCGTGGTGGCGGCGGGCGTGCTCGCGTACGGCGTGCACGACCTCCAGGAGGCCGACTTCATCCCCGGCATCAAGAACCTGGCCTTCGACATCAGCTCCACGATCCCGCCGGACAGCTGGTACGGGACGGTCCTCAAGGGCGTCCTGAACTTCCAGCCCGACCCGACCGTCCTCCAGGTCACGGTGTGGGCGCTGTACCTCATCCCCACGCTCGCGCTGTTCTTCGCCCCGGTAGGGTTCGCGAAGTCCGTGAAGAGCTCGGCTCCCGCGGCGGCGGCCAAGAAGGACGAGGGGCAGAAGGCAGTCCATGAGCAGGGTGAGTCGGCTGGCGGCGGCGCTCGCGGCGGTGACCGTACTGACGGTGACGGCGAGCGGCTGCGTGACGGTGCACGGCGAGCGGGAAGTAGTCCCGTCCGCGACCAGGGCTGA
- a CDS encoding bifunctional DNA primase/polymerase, which translates to MGAEYGRSDSTESRLSRWLRRRPKDAPGAGADRLGLLLATAAAKLPLAPAAYPAGYRCSCERVGCPTPARHPVSFAWQTQSTTDRAQIERWAQGQPEANFITATGMVHDVLDVPLAAGREALERLLAEGVEVGPVAESGGVGDQARMLFFTATRGTPEDEDEWWPCELDCHPETMDEHPGLRWHCRGSYVLVPPARLPGEHEVSWVRGPEHALPEPLTLLEALTDAIARHGAADAHAVAWPLGR; encoded by the coding sequence ATGGGCGCGGAGTACGGGCGTTCCGACAGCACGGAGAGCAGGCTGTCCCGCTGGCTGCGCAGGCGCCCCAAGGACGCCCCCGGCGCCGGTGCCGACCGCCTCGGGCTGCTGCTCGCGACGGCCGCCGCGAAGCTGCCGCTGGCCCCGGCCGCGTATCCCGCCGGGTACCGCTGCTCCTGTGAGCGGGTGGGCTGTCCCACTCCGGCCCGCCACCCCGTCTCGTTCGCCTGGCAGACGCAGTCGACCACCGACCGCGCCCAGATCGAGCGCTGGGCGCAGGGGCAGCCCGAGGCCAACTTCATCACCGCCACCGGCATGGTCCACGACGTGCTGGACGTGCCGCTGGCGGCGGGGCGCGAGGCGCTGGAGCGGCTGCTGGCCGAGGGCGTCGAGGTCGGGCCGGTCGCCGAGTCCGGTGGCGTCGGGGACCAGGCCCGGATGCTGTTCTTCACCGCGACGCGGGGTACGCCGGAGGACGAGGACGAGTGGTGGCCGTGCGAGCTGGACTGCCATCCCGAGACGATGGACGAGCATCCGGGGCTGCGGTGGCACTGCCGGGGCAGCTACGTCCTGGTGCCGCCCGCGCGGCTGCCCGGTGAGCACGAGGTGTCCTGGGTGCGGGGGCCCGAGCACGCGCTGCCCGAGCCGTTGACGCTCCTGGAGGCCCTCACCGACGCGATCGCCCGCCACGGCGCGGCGGACGCCCACGCAGTGGCTTGGCCCCTGGGCCGCTAG
- a CDS encoding hemin ABC transporter substrate-binding protein → MRTTRLLAGALISVLALSGCGGGGDGSGAKGGAAPSAPAAVDRAEPLAARDIAAPHLPTTVDSADGRKVEVASAERIVPLSGSLSEIVFSLGLGGHVVARDVTATFEQAAKLPVVTRAHDVSAESVLSLKPTLVLAESTTGPAEAIGQIRAAGIPLVVVSPAKTLADVGLRITAVAGSLGVPGAGQKLTARTEERISAVRKGVPAPPDGKKPRVAFLYLRGSAAVYLLGGADSGAPSLLAAAGAADAGEASGLRKDFTPLTSEALVKAAPDAILVMRKGLTSVGGIDGLLKIPGVAQTPAGLDRRIVSIDDGVLLNYGPRTDEVLKSLVDQLYKGTK, encoded by the coding sequence GTGCGCACAACACGACTACTCGCGGGCGCGCTGATCTCCGTACTCGCCCTCAGCGGCTGCGGCGGTGGCGGCGACGGCAGCGGCGCGAAGGGCGGGGCCGCGCCGTCGGCGCCCGCCGCCGTCGACCGCGCCGAGCCGCTGGCCGCGCGGGACATCGCGGCGCCGCACCTGCCCACCACCGTCGACTCCGCCGACGGCCGCAAGGTCGAAGTGGCCTCCGCCGAACGGATCGTGCCGCTCAGCGGCTCGCTCAGCGAGATCGTCTTCTCGCTGGGACTCGGCGGGCACGTGGTCGCCCGTGACGTCACCGCCACCTTCGAACAGGCCGCGAAACTGCCGGTGGTGACCCGCGCCCACGACGTCTCGGCCGAGAGCGTGCTCTCCCTGAAGCCGACCCTGGTCCTCGCCGAGTCCACCACCGGCCCGGCCGAGGCGATCGGCCAGATCCGCGCCGCCGGGATCCCGCTCGTGGTGGTCTCCCCCGCCAAGACCCTCGCCGACGTGGGCCTCCGGATCACCGCCGTGGCCGGTTCCCTGGGCGTGCCGGGGGCGGGCCAGAAGCTCACCGCCCGCACCGAGGAGCGGATCTCGGCCGTGCGCAAGGGAGTTCCGGCCCCGCCGGACGGGAAGAAGCCGCGCGTCGCCTTCCTCTATCTGCGCGGCTCGGCCGCCGTCTATCTGCTCGGCGGCGCCGACTCGGGCGCACCCTCGCTGCTCGCGGCGGCGGGCGCGGCCGACGCGGGCGAGGCGTCCGGGCTGCGCAAGGACTTCACCCCGCTCACCAGCGAAGCCCTGGTGAAGGCGGCGCCCGACGCGATCCTCGTGATGCGCAAGGGGCTCACGTCGGTCGGCGGGATCGACGGGCTGCTGAAGATCCCGGGCGTCGCCCAGACCCCGGCCGGTCTCGACCGCCGGATCGTCTCCATCGACGACGGCGTGCTCCTCAACTACGGCCCGCGCACGGACGAGGTCCTCAAGTCGCTGGTGGACCAGTTGTACAAGGGGACCAAGTGA
- a CDS encoding HtaA domain-containing protein: MLPSRSFAAALLTAVLGALLVPAGTAHAEDRTVRGGRLDWGIKSSFQSYVTGPVAQGSWALLGGAATTGANQFRFHSATGAYDPGGGSLDAAFSGGVRFTGHRKADGTHQLDLTVARPTVRVSGGRGTLYADLTSRAKGSGTVTTARQVPLAALSLGGIDMRGGSTPIALNNVPATLTSQGAAAFAGYYPAGTVLDPVSLSVDTRAPSRAPASASAEPSATAPAAPSAGGFADAAVDWGVRRTFREYVTGPVAGGRWTLTGGARDGGALFRFPAGHGTYDAEKGALAAEFAGAVRFTGAHLDLTLDRIAVRVEAGRGTLSSAGRPLITFPASGLAPRDGLVTLTEAPATLTAEGAQVFAGMYPAGTRMDPLSLAVAVTDAARARIPALPDLGTQAAPSSPSATPSPSASASPAASTGSGPDRTGLYTAVAGAALVAAAAGAGWVLVRRRRAGRPEEPAAPAAAPTTDHQ; the protein is encoded by the coding sequence ATGCTGCCCTCCCGTTCGTTCGCCGCCGCCCTGCTCACGGCGGTCCTCGGCGCCCTGCTCGTCCCGGCGGGCACCGCGCACGCGGAGGACCGGACGGTACGGGGCGGCCGACTGGACTGGGGCATCAAGTCCTCCTTCCAGAGCTATGTCACCGGCCCGGTGGCGCAGGGGAGTTGGGCCCTGCTCGGCGGGGCCGCGACGACCGGGGCGAACCAGTTCCGGTTCCACTCGGCGACCGGCGCCTACGACCCCGGCGGCGGCTCCCTCGACGCCGCCTTCTCGGGCGGGGTCCGCTTCACCGGACACCGCAAGGCCGACGGCACCCACCAGCTCGACCTCACCGTGGCCCGCCCCACCGTCCGCGTCTCCGGCGGCCGGGGCACCCTCTATGCCGACCTGACCAGCCGCGCCAAGGGCAGCGGCACCGTCACCACCGCCCGGCAGGTGCCGCTCGCCGCGCTCTCCCTCGGCGGGATCGACATGCGGGGCGGGAGCACCCCGATCGCGCTCAACAACGTTCCGGCGACGCTGACTTCGCAGGGGGCGGCGGCCTTCGCCGGGTACTACCCGGCCGGTACCGTGCTGGACCCGGTGAGCCTGTCGGTGGACACCCGGGCGCCGTCGCGGGCCCCCGCGAGCGCGTCCGCCGAGCCGTCGGCCACCGCGCCCGCCGCCCCGTCCGCCGGGGGCTTCGCGGACGCGGCCGTCGACTGGGGCGTGCGCCGCACCTTCCGGGAGTACGTCACGGGGCCGGTCGCGGGCGGTCGCTGGACCCTGACCGGCGGCGCCCGGGACGGCGGCGCGCTGTTCCGCTTCCCGGCCGGGCACGGCACGTACGACGCGGAGAAGGGCGCGCTCGCCGCCGAGTTCGCGGGTGCGGTGCGGTTCACCGGGGCGCACCTCGACCTCACCCTCGACCGGATCGCGGTACGGGTCGAGGCCGGGCGCGGCACGCTCTCCTCGGCGGGACGGCCGCTGATCACCTTCCCGGCGTCCGGACTCGCGCCCCGCGACGGCCTGGTGACCCTCACCGAGGCCCCGGCCACCCTCACCGCCGAAGGCGCCCAGGTGTTCGCGGGGATGTACCCGGCGGGCACCCGGATGGACCCGCTCTCGCTGGCGGTCGCGGTGACCGACGCGGCCAGGGCCCGCATCCCGGCCCTGCCGGACCTGGGCACCCAGGCGGCCCCTTCGTCCCCGTCCGCCACCCCGTCACCGTCCGCCTCGGCGAGCCCCGCCGCCTCCACCGGGTCCGGCCCGGACCGCACCGGCCTGTACACGGCGGTCGCGGGGGCCGCTCTGGTGGCCGCCGCCGCGGGAGCGGGCTGGGTGCTGGTCCGCCGCCGCAGGGCCGGGCGGCCGGAGGAGCCCGCGGCCCCGGCCGCCGCCCCGACGACCGACCACCAGTGA